In Pseudomonas grandcourensis, the DNA window CAAGGACATCCCGGAGATCTGGTACCAGGTACGCAAGAAGATCAACGACATCAAGTACCAGTTCCCGCAGGGCATACAGGGGCCGTCGTTCAACGACGAGTTCGGTGACGTCTTCGGCTCGATCTATGCCTTCACCGCCGATGGCCTGACCCTGCGTCAGTTGCGCGACTACGTGGAACAGGCGCGAATGGAAATTCGCGGCGTGCCGGGGCTGGGCAAGATCGAAATGGTCGGCCAGCAGGACGAAGTGCTGTACCTGAACTTCTCCACACGCAAACTCGCAGCGCTGGGTATCGATGAGCGTCAGGTGGTGCAGAGCCTGCAATCTCAGAACGCCGTGACCCCGGCGGGTGTCATCGAGGCCGGGCCGGAGCGGATTTCGGTGCGCACTTCAGGGAAGTTCGCTTCGGAGAAAGACCTGGCCGAGGTCAACCTCAAGCTCAACGACCGCTACTATCGTCTGGCCGACATTGCCGAAATCAGTCGCGGCTATGTCGATCCGGCCTCGCCGGAATTCCGCTACAACGGCAAACAGGCCATCGGCCTGGCGATTGCCATGCAGACGGGTGGCAACGTCCAGGCGTTCGGCAAGGCTTTGCACGCCCGTATCGACGAGTTGACCGCCGACCTGCCGGTGGGTGTCGGCATTTACAACGTCTCCGACCAGGCCGTGGTGGTGGAAGAAGCCGTCGGCGGCTTTACCAGTGCCTTGTTCGAGGCGGTGGTGATCGTGCTGCTGGTCAGCTTTGTCAGCCTCGGCGTACGCGCCGGGCTGGTGGTGGCGTGCTCGATTCCGTTGGTGCTGGCGATGGTGTTCGTGTTCATGGAATACAGCGGCATCACCATGCAGCGGATTTCCCTCGGTGCACTGATCATCGCCCTCGGCCTGCTGGTGGACGATGCGATGATCACCGTGGAAATGATGGTCACGCGCCTGGAGATGGGCGAGACCAAGGAGCAGGCGGCGACGTTCGCCTACACCTCCACGGCGTTCCCGATGCTCACCGGTACGCTGGTGACGGTGGCGGGCTTCGTGCCGATCGGCTTGAACGCCAGCTCCGCCGGTGAGTACACCTACACCCTGTTTGCGGTGATTGCCTGCGCAATGCTGGTGTCATGGGTGGTGGCGGTGCTGTTTGCGCCGGTGATCGGCGTGCACATCCTCAGCACCAAGGTGAAACCCCACGAAGACGAACCTGGGCGCATCGGCAAGGCCTTCAACGGCGGGCTGCTGTGGTGCATGCGCAATCGCTGGTGGGCCATTGGCATCACCGTGCTGTGCTTTGTACTGGCGGTGTTCAGCATGCGTTTTGTGCAGAACCAGTTCTTCCCGTCTTCGGATCGTCCGGAAATCCTGGTCGACCTGAACCTGCCGCAAAACGCCTCGATCGACGAAACCCGCCGGGCTGTCGATCGCCTTGAAGCCACGCTCAAGGACGATCCGGACATCGTGCGCTGGAGCACCTACGTCGGTCAGGGCGCGATCCGTTTCTACCTGCCACTGGACCAGCAACTGCAAAACCCGTTCTACGCGCAGTTGGTGATCGTCAGCAAAGGCCATACCCGTGAAGCCATGATGCAGAAGCTTCGCGATCGCTTGCGCAACGACTTCGTCGGCATCGGTGGTTATGTCCAGGCACTGGAAATGGGCCCGCCGGTAGGGCGTCCGATCCAGTACCGGGTCAGCGGCAAGGACATCGACCAGGTGCGCCGACATGCCATCGACCTGGCCACTGAGCTGGACAAGAACCCGCACATTGGCGAGATCATCTACGACTGGAACGAGCCGGGCAAAGTCCTGCGCATCGACATCGCCCAGGACAAAGCGCGGCAGTTGGGCTTGTCTTCCGAGGATGTGGCCAACCTGATGAACGGCATCGTCAGCGGCCAGACAGTGACCCAGGTCGATGACGACATCTACCTGATCAACGTGGTCGGTCGTGCGGTGGATTCCGAACGCGGTACGCCGGAAACCCTGCAGAACCTGCAAATCGTCACGCCTAGCGGCACGTCGATTCCCTTGCTGGCGTTCGCCACTGTTCGCTACGAACTGGAGCAGCCGTTGGTATGGCGTAGGGATCGCTTGCCGACCATCACGATCAAGGCGGCGATTCGTGATGAGATCCAGCCGACGGACCTGGTGAAAATCCTCAAGCCGTCTATCGATGCTTTCGCTGCCAAGTTGCCGGCGGGCTACAAGGTCGCCACCGGTGGTACGGTGGAAGAAAGCGGCAAGGCCCAGGGCCCGATTGCCAAGGTTGTGCCGCTGATGCTGTTCATGATGGCGACCTTCCTGATGATCCAGCTGCACAGCGTGCAGAAGCTGTTCCTGGTGGCCAGTGTCGCGCCGCTGGGATTGATCGGCGTGGTGATCGCTCTGGTGCCTACCGGTACGCCGATGGGCTTCGTGGCGATCCTCGGGATTCTGGCGCTGATCGGTATCATCATCCGTAACTCGGTGATCCTGGTGACCCAGATCGAAGAGTACGAGCAGAAGGGCTACGCGCCGTGGGATGCGGTGGTGCAGGCCACCGAACATCGAC includes these proteins:
- a CDS encoding efflux RND transporter permease subunit, with the protein product MKGPFNLSEWALKHQSFIWYLMFVALLMGVFSYFNLGREEDPSFTIKTMVIQSKWPGATQEETLKQITDRIEKKLEELDSLDYVKSYTRPGESTVYVYLRDTTSSKDIPEIWYQVRKKINDIKYQFPQGIQGPSFNDEFGDVFGSIYAFTADGLTLRQLRDYVEQARMEIRGVPGLGKIEMVGQQDEVLYLNFSTRKLAALGIDERQVVQSLQSQNAVTPAGVIEAGPERISVRTSGKFASEKDLAEVNLKLNDRYYRLADIAEISRGYVDPASPEFRYNGKQAIGLAIAMQTGGNVQAFGKALHARIDELTADLPVGVGIYNVSDQAVVVEEAVGGFTSALFEAVVIVLLVSFVSLGVRAGLVVACSIPLVLAMVFVFMEYSGITMQRISLGALIIALGLLVDDAMITVEMMVTRLEMGETKEQAATFAYTSTAFPMLTGTLVTVAGFVPIGLNASSAGEYTYTLFAVIACAMLVSWVVAVLFAPVIGVHILSTKVKPHEDEPGRIGKAFNGGLLWCMRNRWWAIGITVLCFVLAVFSMRFVQNQFFPSSDRPEILVDLNLPQNASIDETRRAVDRLEATLKDDPDIVRWSTYVGQGAIRFYLPLDQQLQNPFYAQLVIVSKGHTREAMMQKLRDRLRNDFVGIGGYVQALEMGPPVGRPIQYRVSGKDIDQVRRHAIDLATELDKNPHIGEIIYDWNEPGKVLRIDIAQDKARQLGLSSEDVANLMNGIVSGQTVTQVDDDIYLINVVGRAVDSERGTPETLQNLQIVTPSGTSIPLLAFATVRYELEQPLVWRRDRLPTITIKAAIRDEIQPTDLVKILKPSIDAFAAKLPAGYKVATGGTVEESGKAQGPIAKVVPLMLFMMATFLMIQLHSVQKLFLVASVAPLGLIGVVIALVPTGTPMGFVAILGILALIGIIIRNSVILVTQIEEYEQKGYAPWDAVVQATEHRRRPILLTAAAASMGMIPIAREVFWGPMAYAMIGGIVIATLLTLLFLPALYVAWYKIREPKKEAQ